The genome window ACTTTTGCTGATTTAGGTATTAGTGACGAAGAAGGTAAAGCGAAGTGGATGCCAACCGGTGAAAAAGTAGGGGATCATATTACCAATACTATGCCTGCTAAAGAAGCGGCAAAATGGTTTGGTACTGCGCCACCTGATTTAACGTTAATCGCACGTTTAAAGCATGGTGGTCCAGACGAAGTCTATACTTATTTGCGTTCGTTTTATGTCGATGAGTCTCGTCCATTTGGTGTCAATAACAAGGTCTTTAAAGACGTTGGTATGCCACATGTGCTACAAAATCTACAAGGTATCCGAACAATAGACGAGCACGGTAATTTATCACCGGCTACTGGTGGAACCATGAGCGAGGAAGAATACGACGAGTTTGTTCGTGATTTGGTTAACTTCCTGGAATATGTTGGTGAGCCTAATAAACTGGAGCGTGAAGCTATGGGGTATTGGGTGATCGGTTTCTTAGTGATTTTATTTATTCTTTCTTACTTACTGAAGAAAGAATATTGGAGAGATGTACACTAGTATTAGTGTTATCTCACAAAAGTTTTTGGGGGCATTTGCCCCCTTTGTTAGTTTTTAATTAGTTAAAATTTGGAGGCGAAATGGCCGTAGCTGCAAACAAGCGCTCTGTAATGACTTTGTATTCTCATGCAGATGATATGTATAGCCATCAAACACGTATTGTCTTGGCTGAAAAAGGCGTTGGTGTAGACATTCACTTAGTTGATATGGCGAATTTGCCGGAAGATTTATTAGATTTAAATCCATACGGAACTGTACCTACATTAATTGATCGTGAATTGGCGTTATATGAAGCATCAATTATTATCGAATACTTGGATGAGCGTTTTCCTCATCCACCATTGATGCCGGTATACCCTGTGTCTCGTGGTCGTAGTCGTTTAATGATGCATCGTATCGAGCAAGACTGGTACAGCTTAGCGAAAACCATTATTAATGGTCCTGCTGAAGCTGCAGGTAAAGCACGTCAAGAATTAAAAGAAAGCTTATTAAGTGTTGCGCCTATTTTAAATGAAGCACCATATTTTATGAGTGAAGAATTTAGCTTAGTTGATTGTTACTTAGCACCGTTATTATGGCGTTTACCTGCATTCGGTATTGAGCTTGAAGGTCAAGGGGCAAAAGAACTGAAATCTTATATGCTGAAAATTTTTGAGCGTGAGTCATTTCAAGCGTCATTAACTGAAGCGGAACGTGAATTACGTTTCGGTAGTGCCGTATAAGCTATGTCTAAAACCATGACTTCTACTAAGCCCTATATTGTTAGGGCTTTTTATGACTGGATTTCGGATAATCAATTAACGCCTTATATTGTGGTTGATGTCAGCGTCTATGGTGTTATGGTGCCGATGGGCTATGTTAACGATGGCCAGATAGTGCTAAATATTTCTTCGTCTGCTGTTGGTTCTATTGCGATGGCGGGGGAGCAAATTGAATTTAGTGCGCGTTTTGGCGGTAAACTGGAACATTTAGTGGTGCCCTATGGTGCTGTCGCAGCTATTTATGCGAAAGAAAATGGTGCAGGCACTAATTTAGCGATCGAGCATCCTGAAGTTTCTGAACCGGACGAAGGTGAGCAAGATACGGGTGTTAGTTTGTCATCAGTAAGCTCAGAAAAAAGTATTGAGTCAGCTCAGAGCGATAAACCTAAATCGAAAGGTCGCCCTAGTCTAAAAGTGATTAAATAGTGTAAAAGTTATTAGTTTAACTCAGTTCGATCCGATATTATTAAGCCCACTTACGTGGGCTTTTTTATGGAAAAATACGAGGAAGTGATGGATAAATACCTAATTACTAAAGAAGAAATTGAAGGTTATGATGGCGTCGCTAAAACACATTTTCTCAACGGCAATGCGCAAAGAGTGAATAAGTCCTTGGGGGATCTGACAGGATTAACCGGCTTTGGTTTCCATATAATCGAGATCCAACCCGGACATCAGTCGACTGAATTTCATAAACATTACCATGAAGACGAATGTGTTTATGTTCTTGATGGAAGCGGTCAAGCTAGTATTGGTGATGAGCACTATACGATTAAAGCGGGAGATTTTATTGGTTATCGTGCCGGTGGTCTGGCACATACCATTTATAATAACAGTAACGCTGTTTTACGCTGTATTGTCGTGGGCCAACGATTGCCATTTGATGTTGGCGAT of Thalassotalea insulae contains these proteins:
- a CDS encoding cytochrome c1, with the protein product MKKLLIALLTVVPMLALASGPSVHFDKANNDLTDKESLKRGFEAYLNYCLGCHQLQYQRYNRTFADLGISDEEGKAKWMPTGEKVGDHITNTMPAKEAAKWFGTAPPDLTLIARLKHGGPDEVYTYLRSFYVDESRPFGVNNKVFKDVGMPHVLQNLQGIRTIDEHGNLSPATGGTMSEEEYDEFVRDLVNFLEYVGEPNKLEREAMGYWVIGFLVILFILSYLLKKEYWRDVH
- the sspA gene encoding stringent starvation protein SspA, with protein sequence MAVAANKRSVMTLYSHADDMYSHQTRIVLAEKGVGVDIHLVDMANLPEDLLDLNPYGTVPTLIDRELALYEASIIIEYLDERFPHPPLMPVYPVSRGRSRLMMHRIEQDWYSLAKTIINGPAEAAGKARQELKESLLSVAPILNEAPYFMSEEFSLVDCYLAPLLWRLPAFGIELEGQGAKELKSYMLKIFERESFQASLTEAERELRFGSAV
- a CDS encoding ClpXP protease specificity-enhancing factor, yielding MSKTMTSTKPYIVRAFYDWISDNQLTPYIVVDVSVYGVMVPMGYVNDGQIVLNISSSAVGSIAMAGEQIEFSARFGGKLEHLVVPYGAVAAIYAKENGAGTNLAIEHPEVSEPDEGEQDTGVSLSSVSSEKSIESAQSDKPKSKGRPSLKVIK
- a CDS encoding cupin domain-containing protein, with the protein product MEKYEEVMDKYLITKEEIEGYDGVAKTHFLNGNAQRVNKSLGDLTGLTGFGFHIIEIQPGHQSTEFHKHYHEDECVYVLDGSGQASIGDEHYTIKAGDFIGYRAGGLAHTIYNNSNAVLRCIVVGQRLPFDVGDYPNLNKRIYRQQDMPWNLVDIDNISEPVAGKKV